Proteins from a genomic interval of Vicia villosa cultivar HV-30 ecotype Madison, WI unplaced genomic scaffold, Vvil1.0 ctg.000474F_1_1, whole genome shotgun sequence:
- the LOC131628732 gene encoding protein root UVB sensitive 4 — protein sequence MPLSLQKPTNLPRPISWNLLRTHPTTKQSIPSFKNLIFKRVKVFSSLRTSLDCVSSDGGGVEKGLQPIRLPFVVRSSTKVTRFFWNGGCLEMVVVDGGSGSDDEDGLVRVVGSVVRDFFIPRDVSENYMEYVKWKLIHRVFSSALQVLATQAMFTAIGVGYSSSLPSAAALNWVLKDGLGRLSRCIYTASLASAFDTNLKRVRFATSVLFVGSIGLELLTPSFPRLFLLLATIANIAKQISLACYLATRSAVHQSFAKADNLGEISAKAQIQTVCFDILGLMLAALVNMWLARPQTGLHFFVYPFFASMDLFGIYQGLKHVHLQTLTKDRLEIILSTWIENGYVPSPAEVSEKEVIDFFGVKGKSLWPIRIGCINPKDQIIPNLSMKTIQSITDEDYYFVCMEIFKGIRRTEQHRILLSIREGAEAVHIIMGLLQACYIKRALVNNASNSSLEDWPVIVEDCKRCAERDIGNLIEQMVGMGWVVKNILLSKQEQGRYSFVCE from the exons ATGCCATTATCTCTTCAAAAACCCACCAATCTCCCCCGCCCCATATCATGGAACCTTCTCAGAACCCACCCCACAACAAAACAATCAATACCCAGTTTTAAAAATCTGATTTTTAAAAGAGTTAAAGTTTTTTCATCTCTCAGAACTTCCCTTGACTGTGTCTCTTCTGATGGAGGAGGAGTTGAGAAGGGTTTGCAACCGATTCGGTTACCCTTTGTGGTTAGGAGTTCTACTAAAGTCACTAGGTTCTTCTGGAATGGTGGCTGCTTGGAGATGGTTGTTGTTGATGGTGGTTCTGGTTCTGATGACGAGGATGGATTGGTGAGGGTGGTTGGTTCTGTTGTTAGGGACTTTTTTATTCCGAGAGATGTTAGTGAGAATTATATGGAGTATGTGAAGTGGAAGCTGATTCATCGTGTTTTTAGCTCTGCACTTCAAGTTCTTGCTACTCAG GCAATGTTTACAGCCATAGGAGTTGGGTACTCCAGTTCTCTTCCATCAGCTGCTGCTCTTAATTGGGTCTTAAAAGACGGTCTTGGACGACTAAGCAGATGCATATATACTGCTAGCCTAGCTTCTGCTTTTGATACTAATTTAAAG AGGGTCAGGTTCGCCACATCTGTTCTTTTTGTTGGAAGTATTGGACTTGAGTTACTCACTCCTTCATTTCCTCGGTTATTCCTGCTGCTTGCAACTATTGCCAATATTGCTAAACAAATAAGTCTCGCATGCTACTTAGCAACTCGG TCAGCTGTTCATCAAAGTTTTGCAAAAGCAGACAACCTCGGTGAAATTTCTGCCAAAGCACAG ATTCAAACAGTGTGCTTTGACATCCTTGGTCTCATGCTTGCTGCCCTGGTTAACATGTGGCTTGCAAGACCACAAACAGGTCTCCATTTCTTTGTTTATCCCTTTTTTGCATCTATGGACCTTTTCGGGATTTATCAAGGACTAAAGCATGTCCATCTGCAAACTTTGACTAAG GATAGGCTTGAAATCATTCTGAGCACTTGGATTGAGAACGGATATGTGCCTTCACCGGCGGAGGTTAGCGAGAAAGAAGTTATTGACTTTTTTGGAGTTAAAG GTAAAAGCTTGTGGCCAATTAGAATAGGGTGCATAAATCCCAAAGACCAAATAATACCCAATTTGTCAATGAAGACAATACAAAGCATAACCGATGAGGATTATTACTTTGTATGCATGGAAATCTTCAAAGGAATCAGAAGAACCGAGCAG CACCGTATCCTTCTTTCTATTCGTGAAGGAGCCGAAGCAGTGCATATAATTATGGGTTTGTTACAG GCTTGCTACATTAAAAGGGCTCTTGTGAACAACGCATCGAACTCATCACTTGAGGATTGGCCTGTAATTGTGGAGGATTGCAAGAGATGTGCAGAAAGGGATATAGGTAATTTGATAGAACAAATGGTGGGAATGGGTTGGGTGGTGAAGAACATTTTATTGTCAAAGCAAGAGCAAGGTAGATACAGTTTTGTGTGTGAATAA